A single window of Dermacentor albipictus isolate Rhodes 1998 colony chromosome 1, USDA_Dalb.pri_finalv2, whole genome shotgun sequence DNA harbors:
- the LOC135899378 gene encoding translation machinery-associated protein 16, with the protein MPKANQAEKKRRIQARTSRPVHPNSRKAQQIARKRIHHGKIATRKKQLAHRLKNKLEKLAWFRENMPTVEADRLSPVEFDALIEKYFRRFDGELEHVDSIERIRGTVTQFKGRLDAIKITLENEIRNYNSCGIEAPDLLSPDVFKLFMEWDGKCVEYLPKIDMRTISKAMLERLASK; encoded by the exons ATG CCAAAGGCTAATCAAGCCGAGAAAAAGAGGCGCATACAAGCTCGAACGTCAAGGCCGGTGCATCCAAATAGTCGAAAGGCTCAGCAGATTGCTAGGAAGAGGATTCACCACGGCAAAATCGCAAC TAGGAAGAAGCAGTTGGCACACAGGCTGAAGAACAAAC TCGAGAAACTTGCCTGGTTTCGTGAGAACATGCCTACCGTCGAAGCGGACCGGCTGTCCCCAGTGGAGTTTgacgcgttgattgaaaa GTACTTCCGGCGTTTTGACGGGGAGCTTGAGCATGTAGATAGCATCGAACGCATCCGTGGCACCGTCACTCAGTTCAAAGGGCGATTAGATGCTATCAAGATCACCCTCGAGAATGAGATCCGAAATTACAATTCATGTGGCATCGAAGCACCAGACTTGCTCTCGCCGGATGTTTTCAAGCTCTTTAT GGAGTGGGATGGAAAGTGTGTGGAGTACCTGCCAAAAATAGACATGCGTACGATCTCCAAGGCAATGCTGGAACGACTGGCATCCAAATGA